The following coding sequences are from one Bradyrhizobium sp. 200 window:
- a CDS encoding MBL fold metallo-hydrolase, producing the protein MNHVIRNIQQTTIESLDNASRPGRAAPDELVPSRYALRVGEIDVLVISDGVVTPPAESMATNADPAVRAAWLDDMLLSHDAFDWALNEVVVRSGSQTILIDSGLGAEVPDFKRAGHLVHRLEAAGIDLSSVTDVVLTHMHFDHVGGLLVDGVKERLRPDLRIHVSAAEVKFWEAPDFSRTGMPPELAEIARQASKRFVKEYRSQLRIFEEQHEVAPGVVVTRTGGHTPGHSVVRLKSGGEALMFAGDAVFPVSFDHPEWHNGFEHDPEEATRVRVRLMRELAETGAWLVATHMPFPSVGRVAVAGDLFRWVPAWWDY; encoded by the coding sequence ATGAATCATGTGATCCGCAACATTCAGCAGACGACAATCGAGAGCCTGGACAACGCCTCACGCCCTGGTCGAGCGGCGCCGGACGAACTGGTCCCGTCACGCTATGCGCTGCGGGTCGGTGAAATCGACGTACTGGTGATCAGCGATGGCGTGGTAACGCCGCCAGCCGAGTCGATGGCCACCAATGCCGACCCGGCCGTCCGGGCGGCCTGGCTGGACGACATGCTGCTGTCACACGATGCGTTCGATTGGGCGCTGAACGAGGTCGTGGTGCGCAGCGGCAGCCAGACCATCCTCATCGACAGCGGGCTCGGTGCAGAGGTCCCGGACTTCAAGCGGGCCGGGCATCTGGTCCATCGCCTGGAGGCGGCCGGCATCGATCTTTCGTCCGTCACCGACGTGGTGCTGACCCACATGCACTTCGATCACGTTGGTGGGCTGCTCGTCGACGGCGTGAAGGAACGGCTGCGTCCGGACCTACGGATTCATGTGTCCGCCGCCGAGGTCAAGTTCTGGGAAGCGCCCGATTTCTCCCGCACCGGCATGCCGCCCGAGCTCGCCGAGATAGCCCGGCAGGCGTCCAAGCGGTTCGTGAAAGAGTACCGCAGCCAGCTGCGGATATTCGAGGAGCAGCACGAGGTGGCGCCGGGCGTGGTCGTCACTCGCACCGGCGGCCACACCCCCGGGCACAGCGTGGTCCGCCTCAAGTCCGGCGGCGAGGCGCTGATGTTCGCCGGCGACGCCGTGTTCCCGGTCTCGTTCGATCATCCCGAATGGCACAACGGCTTCGAACACGACCCCGAGGAGGCGACCCGCGTTCGGGTCCGTCTCATGCGGGAGCTCGCTGAGACGGGCGCGTGGCTGGTGGCCACGCATATGCCGTTCCCGTCCGTCGGCCGGGTTGCCGTCGCGGGCGACCTCTTTCGTTGGGTGCCGGCCTGGTGGGACTACTGA
- a CDS encoding HdeD family acid-resistance protein encodes MTNTSGTIGDPQAGSDTAPLRAKWGWIIALGVVYLIAGFIALGSVMMATVVSVFIVGVMMIIAGVAEVFSAFQIKSWGKFLLWALLGVLYIVAGFVTFQNPLLAAALLTLVLGASLVASGIMRIFLAFSMKRETPWIWVVLSGVITLLLGLLILARWPVSSLYILGLFLGIDLIMAGAGWIGLGFGLRRVR; translated from the coding sequence ATGACCAATACTTCAGGCACGATCGGAGATCCCCAGGCCGGTTCGGATACGGCGCCGCTACGCGCCAAATGGGGCTGGATCATCGCACTCGGCGTCGTCTATCTCATCGCCGGATTTATCGCGCTTGGCAGCGTTATGATGGCCACCGTGGTGAGCGTCTTCATCGTCGGCGTGATGATGATCATCGCCGGCGTCGCCGAAGTGTTCAGCGCCTTCCAGATCAAGAGCTGGGGCAAATTCCTGCTCTGGGCCCTGCTCGGTGTGCTCTATATCGTCGCCGGCTTCGTCACCTTCCAGAATCCGTTGCTCGCCGCGGCGCTGCTCACCCTCGTTCTCGGCGCATCGCTGGTGGCTTCGGGCATCATGCGGATCTTCCTGGCCTTCAGCATGAAACGGGAAACGCCGTGGATCTGGGTGGTGCTATCGGGCGTGATCACGCTGCTGCTCGGCCTCTTGATTTTGGCGCGATGGCCGGTCTCGAGCCTCTATATCCTCGGCCTGTTCCTCGGCATCGATCTCATCATGGCCGGCGCTGGCTGGATCGGATTGGGCTTCGGCCTGCGCCGCGTTCGTTGA
- a CDS encoding HlyD family secretion protein, producing the protein MGLVLCLSAVAVVAGGWAYSHSGKTSTDNAYVRGDMTSLAPKVAGYVTSVEVEDNQIVRTGDVLFRIDDRDYRARLAQAVANVEAAQARLTNVDAEIQLQHALVRQAEAQRRSTVAEMNLATKASDRRRELIRTSAVSQAQVDESDAALSRAEAGVSAAAATVEAQQQRIVVLATQREAAVASVVLAQAARDLAQIDLEHTVVHAPVDGVIGNRQVRVGRLVAPGASLLDIVPIRDVWVVANFKETQIEHIRPGQRALITVDGYPNETLFVVAAPVLVTVKIGFSLRAKMHAARSRGAIVHRSRRGPTPMAQNEPATEPSAMTAASATRAPMMPTMTMSR; encoded by the coding sequence ATGGGTTTGGTGCTTTGCCTCAGCGCCGTCGCGGTCGTGGCTGGCGGATGGGCCTATTCTCATTCAGGCAAGACGTCGACCGACAACGCTTACGTTCGCGGGGACATGACCTCGCTCGCGCCAAAGGTTGCGGGCTACGTCACATCCGTAGAAGTCGAGGATAACCAGATCGTCCGGACGGGTGACGTCTTGTTCCGGATCGACGATCGGGACTACCGCGCACGGCTCGCGCAAGCAGTGGCCAATGTCGAAGCTGCCCAAGCTCGCCTCACCAATGTCGATGCGGAGATCCAACTTCAACACGCGCTGGTTCGGCAGGCCGAAGCGCAGCGACGCTCGACGGTAGCCGAGATGAATCTGGCGACCAAGGCCTCCGATCGCCGCCGCGAACTCATCCGCACCAGCGCCGTCAGCCAGGCCCAGGTCGATGAGAGCGACGCGGCGCTATCGAGAGCCGAGGCAGGCGTGTCGGCGGCGGCGGCAACGGTAGAGGCGCAGCAGCAACGCATCGTCGTCCTCGCCACTCAACGCGAAGCCGCCGTCGCTTCCGTAGTGCTTGCGCAGGCCGCACGCGATCTCGCCCAGATCGATCTCGAGCACACCGTGGTACATGCGCCGGTCGACGGCGTCATCGGCAACCGCCAGGTCCGCGTCGGCCGGCTTGTCGCGCCGGGCGCCTCCCTGCTTGATATCGTCCCGATCAGGGACGTGTGGGTCGTAGCGAATTTCAAGGAAACCCAGATCGAACATATCCGGCCCGGCCAGCGCGCCCTCATCACGGTCGACGGCTATCCAAACGAGACGCTTTTTGTAGTCGCCGCGCCTGTGCTCGTCACTGTCAAGATCGGATTCTCCCTACGTGCGAAAATGCACGCTGCGCGGTCACGCGGGGCGATCGTCCATCGGTCAAGACGCGGACCCACGCCAATGGCTCAGAACGAGCCGGCCACGGAGCCGAGCGCGATGACGGCGGCGAGCGCCACCAGGGCCCCGATGATGCCGACCATGACGATGTCGCGATAG
- a CDS encoding patatin-like phospholipase family protein: MEETAREPVLVDLALQGGGSHGAFTWGVLDRLIEEPWLKIEAISGTSAGAMNAALVADGWTQGGAEGARAALDTYWRRVSQAAAFSPLQRSPLDRLMGRWTLDTSPAYIAMDLMARVVSPYDLNPLGLNPLRAVLAESIDFDRLARAPIRLFITATNVRTGRGRIFRNKEITADVLLASACLPTMFHAIEIDGEPYWDGGYAGNPTLTPLVRESDAHDTILVQINPRERPEPPRTANEILNRLNEISFNSPLMKELRMMALLREVADPGHGEGARWAGMRTHRIMTDTLAEFGASSKLNAEWAFVSLLKEEGRKSASTFLDTHGGDIGVRCTADFDVLLAEC; the protein is encoded by the coding sequence ATGGAAGAAACCGCGCGCGAACCGGTTCTGGTGGACCTCGCTTTGCAAGGCGGCGGCTCCCACGGCGCGTTCACCTGGGGCGTGCTCGATCGGCTGATCGAGGAGCCGTGGCTGAAGATCGAGGCGATCTCCGGCACGTCGGCAGGCGCGATGAATGCAGCGTTGGTGGCGGACGGATGGACGCAAGGCGGCGCCGAAGGCGCGCGGGCGGCGCTCGATACCTATTGGCGGCGCGTGTCGCAGGCTGCGGCGTTCAGCCCGCTGCAGCGCTCGCCGCTCGACCGCCTGATGGGCCGCTGGACCCTCGATACGTCGCCCGCCTATATCGCCATGGACCTGATGGCCCGCGTGGTTTCGCCCTACGACCTCAATCCGCTCGGCCTCAACCCGCTGCGCGCGGTCCTCGCCGAGAGCATCGATTTCGACCGGCTGGCCCGCGCGCCGATCAGGTTGTTCATCACCGCGACCAATGTGCGCACCGGCCGCGGCCGCATCTTCCGCAACAAGGAGATCACCGCCGACGTCCTGCTTGCCTCGGCCTGCCTGCCGACCATGTTCCATGCGATCGAGATCGACGGCGAACCTTACTGGGACGGCGGCTATGCCGGCAATCCGACGCTGACGCCGCTGGTGCGCGAAAGCGACGCGCATGACACCATTCTGGTGCAGATCAATCCGCGCGAACGGCCGGAGCCGCCGCGCACGGCAAACGAGATCCTCAACCGACTCAACGAGATTTCCTTCAACTCGCCGCTGATGAAGGAATTGCGCATGATGGCGCTGCTGCGCGAGGTGGCGGACCCCGGGCACGGCGAAGGCGCGCGGTGGGCCGGAATGCGAACGCACCGGATCATGACCGACACGCTCGCGGAGTTCGGTGCGTCGTCGAAGCTCAATGCCGAGTGGGCGTTCGTCTCGCTGCTGAAAGAAGAGGGCCGCAAGAGCGCCAGCACATTCCTTGACACCCACGGCGGGGATATCGGCGTGCGCTGCACGGCCGATTTTGACGTGCTGCTGGCGGAATGCTGA
- a CDS encoding M20/M25/M40 family metallo-hydrolase, which yields MPVDVKTATDRLMRFLAVEGVTGKEAAIGRELSAALQESGVPASAIRLDDANTRIPVPTETGNLIVDLPGRGAMHNQPRIMFMTHMDTVPLCAGAKPKLAGRKIVNQAKTALGGDNRAGCGVLVTLAAELAKQKLDHPPITLLFCVREESGLWGARHVRTAELGSPAMAFNYDGGSASNVTIGAVGADRWQVEIFGRASHAGVAPERGISSTMILALALADVKAGGWFGKVVKRKLQGTSNVGPVTGGDGRPAGDATNVVTDYVHVRGESRSHDSKFFKEITKAYKAAFEKAAKSVKNSDGKSGRVKFKAETDYYPFRMKESLPVVKRAVAAVSGIGGAPTIRAANGGLDANWMVRHGVPTVTFGAGQNEPHTIDEWINLDEYDRACALAVQLATMR from the coding sequence ATGCCTGTCGACGTCAAAACCGCCACCGACCGCCTCATGCGCTTCCTCGCTGTCGAGGGAGTGACCGGAAAGGAGGCGGCGATAGGACGTGAGCTTAGCGCGGCGCTGCAGGAAAGTGGCGTGCCGGCGAGTGCGATCCGCCTCGACGACGCCAACACACGCATTCCCGTGCCGACAGAGACCGGCAATCTCATTGTCGATCTGCCCGGCCGAGGCGCCATGCACAACCAGCCGCGGATCATGTTCATGACGCACATGGACACCGTGCCGCTGTGCGCCGGAGCGAAGCCGAAGCTAGCAGGGCGCAAGATCGTCAATCAGGCCAAGACCGCGCTCGGCGGCGACAACCGCGCCGGCTGCGGCGTTCTCGTCACGCTGGCGGCCGAGCTTGCGAAACAGAAGCTCGATCATCCGCCGATCACGCTTCTGTTCTGCGTGCGTGAGGAGAGCGGGCTTTGGGGGGCGCGGCACGTCAGGACCGCCGAACTCGGCTCGCCTGCCATGGCCTTCAACTACGACGGCGGCTCTGCCTCCAACGTCACGATCGGCGCCGTTGGCGCGGATCGCTGGCAGGTGGAGATTTTCGGCCGTGCCTCGCATGCCGGTGTCGCACCCGAGCGCGGGATCAGTTCGACCATGATCCTGGCGCTTGCGCTCGCCGATGTGAAAGCCGGCGGCTGGTTCGGCAAGGTGGTGAAGCGCAAGCTGCAGGGCACGAGCAATGTCGGCCCCGTCACCGGCGGCGACGGCCGGCCGGCCGGGGACGCCACCAATGTTGTCACCGACTATGTGCACGTGCGCGGCGAAAGCCGCAGCCACGACAGCAAGTTCTTCAAGGAGATTACGAAGGCCTACAAGGCGGCGTTCGAGAAGGCCGCAAAGAGCGTGAAGAACAGCGATGGCAAGTCGGGCCGCGTCAAGTTCAAGGCTGAGACCGACTATTATCCGTTCCGCATGAAGGAAAGCCTGCCCGTCGTCAAACGCGCGGTCGCGGCCGTGTCCGGCATCGGCGGAGCACCGACCATCCGCGCCGCGAATGGCGGGCTGGATGCAAACTGGATGGTCCGCCACGGCGTTCCGACGGTGACCTTCGGCGCGGGGCAGAACGAGCCGCACACGATCGACGAATGGATCAATCTCGACGAATACGACCGGGCGTGTGCTCTCGCAGTCCAACTCGCGACGATGCGATGA
- a CDS encoding alkaline phosphatase family protein: MTTKTPAKNVLWIMCDQLRYDYLGCTGHPVLKTPNIDAMARRGVLFSNAYVQSPICGPSRMSFYTGRYMRSHGSHWNGWPLRIGEPTLGDHLKKIGVRNVLVGKTHMAPDLEGLKNLGIPQDSIIGVHVSECGFEPYERDDGLHPTGRPRPAYDNYLRQHGFEAPNPWEHWANSGAAEDGSLQNGWLLVHADKAARVPDEHSETPYMTRRAMEFIAEAEGDGRPWCLHLSYIKPHWPYIAPEPYASMYGPQDVQPVTRSQEERANAHPVFAAYMDMRYSRNMSRNEAREKVIPTYMGLIKQIDDQMGVLMQFLETRCLLDTTMIVFTSDHGDYLGDHWMGEKDLFHEQSAKIPLIVIDPSSAADSTRGTISDALVEAIDLAPTFIDYFGSNPPDHILEGRSLLPLLHGERPADWRKVVFSEYDYAMQDVRVMLNQPIERCRLFMVFDGRWKFIHASGFRPMLYDLESDPQEFCDRGTDPACADIVARLQSELFDWALHPKMHITTPNAKIAAYAAQQLQVKNGVLIGIWDEAELGAIREKIGIRP; encoded by the coding sequence ATGACGACCAAAACGCCCGCGAAGAACGTGCTCTGGATCATGTGCGACCAGCTTCGCTACGACTATCTCGGCTGCACCGGCCACCCCGTGCTGAAGACGCCGAACATCGATGCGATGGCCAGGCGCGGCGTGCTGTTTTCGAACGCCTATGTGCAGTCGCCGATCTGCGGCCCGTCGCGGATGTCATTCTATACCGGCCGCTACATGCGCTCGCACGGCTCGCACTGGAACGGCTGGCCGCTGCGTATCGGCGAACCCACGCTCGGCGATCACCTAAAGAAGATCGGCGTCCGCAACGTGCTGGTCGGCAAGACGCATATGGCGCCCGATCTGGAGGGGCTGAAGAACCTCGGCATCCCCCAGGACTCCATCATCGGCGTGCATGTGTCGGAATGCGGGTTCGAACCCTATGAGCGCGACGACGGCCTGCATCCGACCGGACGGCCGCGGCCGGCCTACGACAATTATCTGCGCCAGCACGGCTTTGAGGCCCCCAACCCGTGGGAGCACTGGGCCAATTCCGGCGCGGCCGAGGACGGGAGCCTGCAGAACGGCTGGCTGCTGGTGCATGCCGACAAGGCCGCGCGGGTGCCGGACGAGCATTCCGAGACGCCCTACATGACGCGGCGCGCGATGGAGTTCATCGCGGAAGCGGAAGGCGACGGCCGGCCGTGGTGCCTGCACCTGTCCTACATCAAGCCGCACTGGCCCTATATCGCGCCGGAGCCCTACGCCAGCATGTACGGGCCACAGGACGTGCAGCCGGTGACCCGCTCGCAGGAGGAACGCGCCAACGCGCATCCTGTGTTCGCCGCTTATATGGACATGCGCTACTCCCGCAACATGTCGCGCAACGAGGCGCGCGAAAAAGTCATTCCCACTTACATGGGCCTGATCAAGCAGATCGACGACCAGATGGGCGTGTTGATGCAATTCCTCGAAACACGCTGCCTGCTCGACACCACCATGATCGTGTTCACGTCGGACCATGGCGACTATCTCGGCGATCACTGGATGGGCGAGAAGGACCTGTTCCACGAGCAATCGGCCAAAATTCCGCTGATCGTGATCGATCCCTCAAGTGCAGCCGACAGCACGCGCGGCACCATCAGCGATGCGCTGGTCGAGGCGATCGACCTGGCGCCAACCTTCATCGATTATTTCGGCAGCAATCCGCCGGACCACATTCTGGAAGGACGTTCGCTGCTGCCGCTATTGCATGGCGAGCGGCCGGCTGACTGGCGCAAGGTCGTGTTCTCCGAATACGACTACGCCATGCAGGACGTCCGCGTGATGCTGAACCAGCCGATCGAGCGCTGCCGGCTGTTCATGGTGTTCGACGGCCGCTGGAAATTCATTCACGCGTCGGGCTTCCGCCCCATGCTGTACGACCTCGAAAGCGACCCGCAGGAATTTTGCGATCGCGGCACCGACCCCGCTTGCGCCGATATCGTGGCACGGCTGCAATCGGAACTGTTCGACTGGGCGCTGCATCCGAAAATGCACATCACCACGCCGAACGCGAAGATCGCGGCGTATGCGGCCCAGCAACTGCAGGTCAAAAACGGCGTGCTGATCGGCATCTGGGACGAGGCGGAACTCGGTGCCATCAGGGAGAAGATCGGGATAAGACCTTAA
- a CDS encoding LysM peptidoglycan-binding domain-containing protein, giving the protein MRSPTQVAAAMMRTALSACILSAVCNLAVAGPVAPTNHAVATVAPDAPPATTRPQARVYLFRGALGPIFSRGMDRLTKRLEEAGIRADVYEFTICRLIADQAIRDYRDNAAPIVLIGHSMGGLCALTFAGILKSENIQVSLVVTIDPAQASPKVPLNVERFINIFLSDSVLGGGDVVAEPGYQGHYASFDLKQHEEVTHINIDKQDSIHEQLVTAIAQLATTPLPAKGEALPLRYVVPPDAPLELWDSGTPQFARSGDTLQRLATLNGVPLWSLTQVNQYSENAPLSQGQRVLVPRRLTPPVATSMASRPKR; this is encoded by the coding sequence ATGAGAAGTCCGACGCAGGTTGCGGCCGCGATGATGCGTACAGCCCTTTCCGCCTGTATCTTGTCGGCCGTTTGCAATCTGGCGGTCGCCGGGCCGGTCGCCCCCACGAACCACGCTGTCGCGACCGTCGCTCCTGATGCGCCGCCAGCCACGACCCGGCCGCAGGCGCGCGTCTACCTGTTCCGCGGCGCGCTCGGGCCGATCTTTTCGCGCGGGATGGACCGCCTGACCAAGCGCCTCGAAGAAGCCGGCATTCGGGCTGACGTCTATGAATTCACCATTTGCCGGCTGATCGCGGATCAGGCTATCCGCGATTACCGTGACAATGCCGCTCCGATCGTCCTGATCGGTCATTCAATGGGCGGGCTTTGTGCCCTGACGTTCGCCGGGATCCTGAAGTCGGAAAACATCCAGGTAAGCCTGGTGGTCACCATTGATCCGGCTCAGGCAAGCCCGAAGGTGCCGCTGAACGTCGAGCGTTTCATCAACATTTTCCTGTCCGACAGCGTATTGGGCGGCGGCGATGTGGTGGCGGAGCCGGGTTACCAGGGTCACTACGCGAGCTTCGATTTGAAGCAGCACGAGGAAGTCACCCACATCAACATCGACAAGCAGGATTCCATCCACGAGCAATTGGTGACAGCGATCGCACAGCTTGCGACGACGCCTTTGCCTGCCAAAGGGGAGGCACTGCCGCTGCGCTACGTCGTTCCTCCCGATGCCCCGCTTGAGCTGTGGGACAGCGGCACGCCGCAATTCGCCCGTTCGGGCGATACCTTGCAGCGGCTTGCGACACTTAACGGTGTACCGCTGTGGTCCCTTACCCAGGTCAATCAGTATTCAGAGAATGCACCGCTCTCACAAGGCCAGCGCGTTTTGGTTCCGCGCCGTCTTACTCCACCTGTCGCGACGTCAATGGCATCGCGCCCGAAACGGTAG
- the rlmB gene encoding 23S rRNA (guanosine(2251)-2'-O)-methyltransferase RlmB produces MSDRDRKPPFRRGGGKPFEKGRKFARPPGHRVRDSSPDGLVILYGWHTVAAALANPERQIRKLFLTENAARRLADENIDTRVPPEIVRPNAIDQRLGPDAVHQGLLAEADPLPSPDIDTLAQEGIVLVLDQITDPHNVGAIMRSAAAFAVKAIVTTARHSPEATGVLAKSASGALELVPLVTVQNLARALNELNDRGFMTVGLDSEGSEDLGAVTLQQPLALVLGAEGKGLRQLTRETCRVVARLDMPGEIKSLNVSNAAVLALYIGASRLGLMK; encoded by the coding sequence ATGAGCGATCGCGACCGAAAACCGCCGTTCCGCCGCGGCGGCGGTAAACCCTTCGAAAAAGGGCGGAAATTCGCCCGTCCGCCCGGTCACCGGGTCCGGGATTCGAGCCCTGACGGGCTGGTGATTCTTTATGGCTGGCACACGGTTGCGGCGGCCCTGGCCAACCCGGAACGGCAGATCCGAAAGCTGTTCCTGACCGAAAACGCCGCAAGGCGGCTGGCGGACGAGAATATCGACACCCGCGTTCCCCCCGAAATCGTCCGCCCGAACGCGATCGACCAGCGGCTCGGCCCCGACGCCGTGCACCAGGGGCTATTGGCGGAGGCCGATCCCCTGCCCTCGCCCGATATCGATACGCTGGCCCAAGAAGGCATCGTGCTGGTGCTCGACCAGATCACCGACCCGCACAATGTCGGCGCGATCATGCGCTCGGCGGCGGCCTTTGCGGTGAAAGCGATCGTCACCACCGCCCGGCACAGCCCGGAGGCCACCGGGGTTCTGGCGAAATCCGCTTCCGGCGCGCTGGAGCTGGTGCCGCTGGTGACGGTGCAAAATCTCGCCCGCGCGCTCAACGAACTGAACGACCGCGGTTTCATGACGGTCGGGCTGGACAGCGAGGGCAGCGAGGACCTCGGCGCAGTGACATTGCAGCAACCGCTCGCGCTGGTGCTGGGCGCCGAGGGCAAGGGCCTGCGGCAACTGACGCGCGAGACCTGCCGCGTGGTGGCGCGCCTCGACATGCCCGGCGAGATCAAGAGCCTGAACGTCTCGAACGCCGCAGTGCTCGCGCTCTATATCGGCGCCAGCCGACTGGGCCTGATGAAATGA
- a CDS encoding YciI family protein, giving the protein MLYAILAYHVEAEVMSWTPEQDAAVMTGLLAVHDRLNASNLLGPAARLGGTAEARTLRGPGNGMVIDGPFAETKEQLLGLYVVNCADEDAAIGIARDLRRVNPSAVYEIRPIRLYLPGEALPEAANEGGQG; this is encoded by the coding sequence ATGCTTTATGCCATTCTTGCCTATCACGTCGAAGCCGAGGTGATGTCCTGGACGCCGGAACAGGATGCGGCTGTGATGACCGGACTGCTGGCGGTGCATGACCGGCTCAACGCAAGCAACCTGCTCGGGCCCGCGGCGCGGCTGGGTGGCACGGCGGAGGCCCGCACCTTGCGGGGACCAGGGAACGGGATGGTGATCGACGGGCCGTTCGCCGAAACCAAGGAGCAGTTGCTGGGCCTCTACGTGGTGAACTGCGCCGACGAAGACGCCGCGATCGGCATCGCCCGCGACCTGCGCCGCGTCAATCCGTCGGCGGTCTACGAGATCCGCCCGATCAGGCTTTATCTACCGGGAGAAGCGTTGCCGGAAGCGGCGAACGAAGGCGGTCAGGGCTAA
- a CDS encoding YbaN family protein, which yields MRIIYFCLGWVMVALGVIGLVMPLMPGAVFLIVAAACFARSSPRFEAWLLDHPTLGKPLRDWRSAGAIPRPAKIMACAGMAIGFVVFCYSFAPSALLALGVAAGFLACAAYVVSRPAVAQQDTSI from the coding sequence ATGCGCATCATCTACTTCTGCCTGGGTTGGGTGATGGTCGCGCTCGGCGTGATTGGCCTCGTGATGCCGCTGATGCCGGGGGCGGTATTCCTGATTGTGGCAGCGGCGTGTTTTGCGCGTTCCTCGCCCCGTTTCGAGGCCTGGCTGCTCGATCATCCGACACTGGGCAAACCGCTGCGTGATTGGCGCTCCGCCGGAGCTATCCCGCGTCCGGCCAAGATCATGGCTTGCGCGGGGATGGCGATCGGGTTCGTTGTCTTCTGTTATAGCTTCGCGCCGTCAGCGCTGCTCGCCTTGGGCGTGGCGGCGGGTTTCCTGGCCTGCGCCGCCTACGTCGTCTCGCGTCCGGCGGTGGCCCAGCAGGACACTTCCATCTAG